Proteins encoded in a region of the Solanum dulcamara chromosome 9, daSolDulc1.2, whole genome shotgun sequence genome:
- the LOC129903286 gene encoding uncharacterized protein LOC129903286, whose protein sequence is MMTEMDEPLDFEFEEPSIVSPIVTKQKKKKVIGLDDLLSDFYQVKSDIPKKESKRAKIRKSDESDDDLDTREAELYNYVNKCQQQMNEISTDDQMPLWGLHVFGDQKAMPVLTFPELRSCVLLQSFMGHEVNSLLELKTEEGEAFLEGLLVNGWLLKLVTDHGRVEKCIGAWTFNLMLYSPKEELRAAACEFWCSILLPKNQADVVMFEMEWLPNHSELRRALEVYGFLLDFPSKSSTSMEFVYGDSDSAGPPQNIKSWIKYVSVCCQARTTRSVFSTSEVEDLITSVIYLFLDRQLIGLSSALKDCLHSLISFFSDDAFNSSCQKIAKSLAYRVPTDVNCLRSVESVAGLDARSKHLRSVLAFQFLVACFDDKLHDEEQILRSLISINLKDKNCDLLQMYIHLVLAENWLFCNPLLKDKPIFSEMWSACLRNCSCQITSTDLRSYASKVRSKASYLLQGTATR, encoded by the exons GAAGAAGGTAATCGGCTTAGATGATCTTCTCAGTGATTTCTACCAAGTGAAGAGCGACATACCTAAGAAGGAATCTAAACGTGCAAAGATCCGCAAGTCTGACGAGTCAGATGATGATTTGGATACCAGAGAAGCAGAGCTTTATAACTACGTTAACAAATGTCAACAACAG ATGAATGAAATAAGCACTGATGATCAGATGCCATTATGGGGTCTTCATGTTTTTGGGGACCAG AAAGCTATGCCCGTGCTTACTTTTCCCGAGCTTAGGAGTTGTGTCCTTTTGCAGTCCTTTATGGGGCATGAAGTCAATTCACTGTTAGAACTCAAAACAGAAGAAG GAGAAGCATTTCTGGAGGGATTGCTTGTGAACGGTTGGCTTTTGAAATTGGTCACAGATCATGGTCGAGTTGAAAAGTGCATAGGAGCATGGACATTTAATCTCA TGTTATATTCACCAAAAGAAGAGTTGAGGGCAGCAGCATGTGAATTTTGGTGTTCTATTCTTTTACCTAAAAATCAG GCTGATGTTGTAATGTTTGAGATGGAATGGTTGCCAAACCATTCAGAACTGAGGCGAGCACTTGAAGTATATGGCTTTCTGTTGGATTTCCCTTCCAAATCTTCCACCAGCATGGAATTTGTGTATGGAG ATTCTGATTCTGCTGGACCGcctcaaaatatcaaatccTGGATAAAGTATGTTTCTGTTTGTTGCCAAGCAAG gaCTACACGTTCAGTTTTCTCAACTTCGGAGGTAGAAGATCTGATTACCTCAGTGATCTATCTCTTCTTAGATCGGCAACTTATTGGCCTATCTTCAGCGTTGAAGGATTGCTTGCACTCACTTATTAGCTTCTTTAGTGATGATGCATTCAATTCAAGCTGTCAGAAAATAGCAAAATCCCTCGCCTACAG AGTTCCTACTGATGTCAACTGCTTGAGGTCTGTGGAGAGCGTAGCTGGACTGGATGCTCGGTCCAAGCATCTAAGGAGTGTTCTGGCCTTTCAGTTTCTTGTAGCATGTTTTGATGACAAG CTACATGATGAAGAACAGATCTTGAGATCTCTAATCTCCATCAATCTGAAGGATAAGAATTGTGATCTTCTCCAAATGTATATTCACCTGGTTCTGGCAGAAAACTGGCTGTTTTGCAACCCGTTGTTAAAAGATAAACCAATATTCAGTGAGATGTGGAGCGCGTGCCTTAGAAACTGTTCCTGTCAAATCACTAGCACAGATTTGAGGTCCTATGCTTCTAAG GTTCGTAGTAAAGCATCATATCTTCTTCAAGGCACTGCCACAAGATGA